A single region of the Aurantiacibacter sp. MUD11 genome encodes:
- the ahcY gene encoding adenosylhomocysteinase, translating into MADAAFTDYIIKDIALADYGRAEINIAETEMPGLMATREEYGAEQPLKGARITGSLHMTIQTAVLIETLVALGAEVRWATCNIFSTQDHAAAAIAAQDIPVFAVKGESLAEYWDYVGNIFDWETGNDGVTANLILDDGGDATMFALWGARVEAGEELPEPTNAEEVEFQRALKAFLKKKPGYLTASVKNILGVSEETTTGVHRLYQLAKQGKLPFPAINVNDSVTKSKFDNLYGCRESLVDAIRRATDVMLSGKVACVAGYGDVGKGSAQSLRNGGARVLVTEIDPICALQAAMEGYEVVTMEDAVTRADIFVTTTGNEDVITAEHMKAMKPMSIVCNIGHFDSEIQISALDNYEWTELKPGTDLVKFPDGKEIIVLAKGRLVNLACATGHPSFVMSCSFTNQVLAQIELFQRHDQYENDVYVLPKQLDEKVAALHLDKLGVKLTKLSQEQADYIGVPVEGPFKPEHYRY; encoded by the coding sequence GTGGCCGACGCCGCTTTCACCGACTATATCATCAAGGACATCGCGCTCGCCGACTATGGCCGCGCGGAAATCAACATCGCCGAAACCGAAATGCCGGGCCTGATGGCCACGCGCGAGGAATATGGTGCCGAGCAGCCGCTGAAGGGCGCGCGCATCACCGGCTCGCTGCACATGACCATCCAGACCGCCGTGCTGATCGAAACGCTGGTGGCGCTGGGCGCCGAGGTGCGCTGGGCGACCTGCAACATCTTCTCCACGCAGGACCATGCCGCCGCCGCCATCGCCGCGCAGGACATTCCGGTCTTCGCCGTGAAGGGCGAGAGCCTGGCCGAATACTGGGACTATGTGGGCAACATCTTCGACTGGGAAACCGGCAACGACGGTGTGACCGCGAACCTGATCCTGGACGACGGCGGCGATGCCACCATGTTCGCCCTGTGGGGCGCGCGCGTCGAAGCGGGCGAGGAACTGCCCGAGCCGACCAATGCCGAGGAAGTCGAATTCCAGCGCGCACTGAAGGCCTTCCTGAAGAAGAAGCCCGGCTATCTCACGGCCTCGGTGAAGAACATCCTGGGCGTTTCGGAAGAGACCACCACCGGTGTCCACCGCCTGTACCAGCTGGCCAAGCAGGGCAAGCTGCCGTTCCCGGCGATCAACGTGAACGACTCCGTCACCAAGTCGAAGTTCGACAACCTCTATGGCTGCCGCGAATCGCTGGTCGACGCGATCCGCCGCGCCACCGACGTGATGCTGAGCGGCAAGGTCGCCTGCGTCGCCGGTTACGGTGACGTCGGCAAGGGCTCGGCCCAGTCGCTGCGCAATGGCGGCGCGCGCGTGCTCGTGACCGAAATCGACCCGATCTGCGCGCTGCAGGCGGCGATGGAAGGCTACGAGGTCGTGACCATGGAAGACGCGGTGACCCGCGCCGACATCTTCGTTACCACCACCGGCAACGAAGACGTCATCACCGCCGAACACATGAAGGCGATGAAGCCGATGAGCATCGTCTGCAACATCGGCCACTTCGATTCCGAGATCCAGATTTCGGCGCTCGACAACTACGAGTGGACCGAGCTGAAGCCGGGCACCGACCTGGTGAAGTTCCCCGACGGCAAGGAAATCATCGTGCTGGCCAAGGGCCGCCTGGTGAACCTCGCCTGCGCCACCGGCCACCCCAGCTTCGTGATGAGCTGCTCCTTCACCAACCAGGTGCTGGCGCAGATCGAACTGTTCCAGCGTCACGACCAGTACGAAAACGACGTCTACGTCCTGCCTAAGCAGCTGGACGAGAAGGTTGCCGCGCTGCACCTCGACAAGCTGGGCGTGAAGCTGACCAAGCTGAGCCAGGAACAGGCCGATTACATCGGTGTGCCGGTGGAAGGCCCGTTCAAACCGGAACACTACCGCTATTAG
- a CDS encoding peroxiredoxin: MTISKGDKLPDVKLVKATAEGPEAVQSSDYFAGRKVALFAVPGAFTPTCSAKHLPGYVEKADELKAKGVDEIACTAVNDAFVMGAWNKADGSDDITMLADGSAEFAKALGLDADFSGYGMGTRSNRYSMIVDDGVVTEINVEGPGEFSVSSAEHMLGQL; encoded by the coding sequence ATGACGATTTCCAAGGGTGACAAGCTTCCCGACGTGAAACTGGTGAAAGCCACTGCCGAAGGCCCCGAGGCGGTGCAATCGAGCGACTACTTCGCCGGCCGCAAGGTGGCGCTGTTCGCGGTTCCGGGTGCGTTTACCCCCACCTGCTCGGCTAAGCACCTGCCGGGCTATGTCGAAAAGGCCGATGAACTGAAGGCCAAGGGCGTGGACGAAATCGCCTGCACCGCGGTGAACGATGCCTTCGTGATGGGCGCGTGGAACAAGGCCGACGGTTCGGACGACATCACCATGCTGGCCGACGGCAGCGCGGAATTCGCCAAGGCGCTGGGCCTCGATGCCGACTTCAGCGGTTATGGCATGGGCACCCGCTCGAACCGCTATTCGATGATCGTGGACGACGGCGTCGTCACCGAGATCAACGTCGAAGGTCCGGGTGAATTCAGCGTCTCCAGCGCGGAACACATGCTCGGCCAGCTCTGA
- a CDS encoding class I SAM-dependent methyltransferase: protein MSSSGYARPGSNGRRNKAGRFLGPIIVFFRGFLEHPRMVGSVIPSSHITIEAMLERVDWQNCRLFVEYGPGVGTFCPHILDRLPADGKLLAIDTNPRFIDYLRSTIDDERFHAVLGSAADVQEHVERLGFDRADCVLSGLPISTLPDGEAEKIVAATHEVLREGGSFLTYQLRPAARTLTRQNFAHVETDFVLRNIPPYLLTWGWKKAKPAVAG, encoded by the coding sequence GTGAGTTCAAGTGGTTACGCCCGCCCCGGCAGCAATGGCCGGCGCAACAAGGCTGGCCGCTTCCTGGGGCCGATCATCGTGTTCTTTCGCGGGTTCCTGGAACATCCGCGCATGGTCGGCTCGGTCATTCCGTCATCGCACATCACCATCGAGGCCATGCTGGAACGGGTCGACTGGCAAAATTGCCGGCTGTTCGTCGAATACGGACCGGGCGTGGGCACCTTCTGCCCGCATATCCTCGATCGCCTGCCGGCCGATGGCAAGTTGCTGGCGATCGACACCAACCCGCGGTTCATCGACTACCTGCGGAGCACCATCGACGACGAGCGGTTCCATGCCGTGCTGGGCTCTGCCGCCGATGTGCAGGAACATGTCGAACGGCTCGGCTTCGACCGTGCCGACTGCGTCCTTTCGGGATTGCCCATTTCAACCCTGCCCGATGGCGAGGCGGAGAAGATCGTCGCCGCCACGCACGAGGTATTGCGCGAAGGCGGAAGCTTCCTGACCTATCAGCTGCGTCCCGCCGCACGCACGTTGACGAGGCAGAACTTCGCGCACGTGGAAACGGACTTCGTGCTGCGCAACATCCCGCCCTACTTGCTCACCTGGGGCTGGAAAAAGGCGAAACCTGCCGTCGCGGGATAG
- a CDS encoding UDP-N-acetylglucosamine 1-carboxyvinyltransferase, with protein MTALRVRGGQKLVGKIDPSANKNAVLPVLCATLLSDAPIMLRNVPEITDVQRIYSFFGDLGTTIEWDKAAKTLKIDHSTINPNAKAKLPQAMRASIMMIPGLLMRLGEARLEHEVKGCTLGAREIDPHVQVFKAFGADTSYEGKDIVFRNRHKADGTRMWLEYASVTTTENFIISALTANGTSQIVNAACEPHVQEMCTFLEQMGAVIRGKGTSMVSVDGCSDFKPVDYTFVEDFHEIATFLALAAVTGGDISVRNTQPEDFMLIDRTFEKFGAHVEHADGWSRLNAPEQLVVQQNFTSHLITKVEAAPWPYIPADLLPIFIALGVKAKGQTMFWNKVYEGGLTWHTELSLFGAHTLLCDPHRLITFGGEKLVPATVTSPYIIRVAIALLMVAASIDGESTILDADPIRRAHPNFTDNIDSLGVDVEWVD; from the coding sequence ATGACCGCATTGCGCGTTAGGGGCGGCCAGAAGCTGGTGGGCAAGATTGACCCCTCCGCCAACAAGAATGCCGTTCTGCCTGTGCTGTGTGCGACGCTGCTGAGCGACGCGCCGATCATGCTGCGCAATGTGCCCGAGATTACCGACGTCCAGCGCATCTACAGCTTCTTCGGCGACCTTGGCACCACCATCGAGTGGGACAAGGCGGCGAAGACGCTGAAGATCGACCACTCCACCATCAATCCCAACGCCAAGGCCAAGCTGCCGCAGGCCATGCGCGCCTCGATCATGATGATCCCCGGCCTGCTGATGCGGCTGGGCGAAGCGCGGCTGGAGCACGAGGTCAAGGGCTGTACGCTGGGCGCGCGCGAGATCGATCCGCACGTGCAGGTGTTCAAGGCCTTCGGCGCGGACACCTCCTACGAGGGCAAGGACATCGTCTTCCGCAACCGCCACAAGGCGGACGGCACGCGCATGTGGCTGGAATATGCTTCCGTCACCACGACCGAGAACTTCATCATCAGTGCGCTGACGGCGAACGGCACCAGCCAGATCGTCAACGCCGCCTGCGAGCCGCACGTGCAGGAGATGTGCACCTTCCTGGAGCAGATGGGCGCGGTGATCCGGGGCAAGGGCACCTCGATGGTGTCGGTCGACGGGTGCAGCGACTTCAAGCCGGTGGACTACACCTTCGTGGAGGACTTCCACGAGATCGCCACCTTCCTGGCGCTGGCGGCGGTGACCGGCGGCGACATTTCGGTGCGCAACACGCAGCCCGAAGACTTCATGCTGATCGACCGCACGTTCGAGAAGTTCGGTGCCCATGTGGAGCACGCCGACGGCTGGTCGCGCCTCAATGCGCCGGAGCAGCTGGTGGTGCAGCAGAACTTCACCAGCCACCTGATCACCAAGGTCGAGGCCGCGCCGTGGCCCTATATCCCGGCCGACCTGCTGCCGATCTTCATCGCGCTGGGCGTGAAGGCCAAGGGGCAGACCATGTTCTGGAACAAGGTCTACGAAGGCGGCCTGACCTGGCACACCGAACTCTCGCTGTTCGGTGCGCACACGCTGCTGTGCGACCCGCACCGCCTGATCACCTTCGGTGGGGAGAAGTTGGTGCCGGCCACGGTCACCAGCCCCTACATCATCCGCGTGGCCATCGCGCTGCTGATGGTGGCGGCCTCGATCGACGGCGAATCGACCATCCTCGATGCCGACCCGATCCGCCGCGCCCACCCCAACTTCACCGACAACATCGACAGCCTGGGCGTCGATGTCGAGTGGGTGGACTGA
- the folE gene encoding GTP cyclohydrolase I FolE, whose translation MSSLVGPDEDDPRGKPPVPEDVQEAIRTLIRWAGDDPSREGLLDTPKRVARAWKEYCQGYDEDPAYHLSRVFEEVGGYDEIVLLKDIPFQSHCEHHMAPIIGKAAIAYLPTDRVVGISKLARVLHGYARRLQVQERLTAEVANCIQQHLNPRGVAVVIEASHSCMTARGVRTPGVNMVTSRVMGTFRKDSKSREEVLKLMGY comes from the coding sequence ATGAGTAGTCTAGTTGGTCCGGACGAGGACGATCCGCGGGGCAAGCCTCCCGTTCCCGAAGATGTACAGGAAGCCATTCGCACGCTCATCCGCTGGGCGGGCGACGACCCTTCGCGGGAAGGCCTGCTGGATACACCCAAGCGGGTGGCGCGGGCGTGGAAGGAATATTGCCAGGGGTACGACGAGGACCCGGCTTACCACCTTTCCCGCGTGTTCGAGGAAGTGGGCGGCTATGACGAGATCGTGCTACTGAAGGACATCCCTTTCCAGAGCCACTGCGAACACCATATGGCCCCGATCATCGGCAAGGCGGCGATTGCCTACCTGCCGACGGACCGGGTGGTTGGGATTTCCAAGCTGGCGCGCGTGCTGCACGGCTATGCCCGTAGGTTGCAGGTGCAGGAAAGGCTGACGGCGGAAGTCGCCAACTGCATTCAGCAGCATCTCAATCCGCGTGGCGTTGCTGTGGTGATCGAGGCGAGCCACAGTTGCATGACCGCGCGTGGCGTGCGTACGCCGGGCGTCAACATGGTCACCAGCCGGGTGATGGGCACCTTCCGCAAGGACTCGAAGAGTCGCGAGGAAGTGCTCAAGCTGATGGGCTACTGA
- a CDS encoding phospholipase D-like domain-containing protein yields the protein MEPLEKQVEDFDDASVEPGVWRYAHARRVRVVIDGEDYFDLIQQAMLKARQRIMLIGWDFDTRINLSRGRRWWQKGWRRQYPSRLGSFILWLNRHRPGLEIRILKWSYGFIKFFGRGSMLIDLLRWWPHRRIDFKFDTAHPVGCTHHQKIVIIDDDFAVCGGIDMTTRRWDTRDHLEHDPHRKRPRGSYYGPWHDMTMMMEGDVARELETHGRARWVRARGKPLTRPDHTPEESAWPDELEPHFEDVEVGISRARAAYGDAPKVDEVEALFASQIARARRFIYAENQYFASRTICEAISKRLAEPDPPEIVIVHPEEADGWAESLAMDPARAELVEAIRELDTNERFHLYVPYTGETPIYVHAKLLIVDDRILRIGSANFNNRSMGLDSECDVFIDCDRPGNDKVEPVIRKIRESLLAEHLGISEEKVRQLLDRHGSMAGMIAELGDANRRHLKPFHPPEPEEWETELALRQALDPEEPEEMFEVRTPGRGLFRPGSLLARAREKLQRKRGSTNE from the coding sequence TTGGAGCCACTCGAAAAACAGGTCGAGGACTTCGACGATGCCTCGGTCGAACCGGGCGTGTGGCGCTATGCCCACGCCCGGCGCGTTCGCGTGGTGATCGACGGTGAGGATTATTTCGACCTGATCCAGCAGGCCATGCTCAAGGCGCGCCAGCGGATCATGCTGATCGGTTGGGATTTCGATACGCGTATCAACCTCAGCCGGGGCCGGCGCTGGTGGCAAAAGGGCTGGCGGCGCCAATATCCTTCGCGGCTGGGCAGCTTCATCCTCTGGCTCAACCGCCACAGGCCGGGGCTGGAGATCCGCATCCTCAAGTGGAGCTACGGCTTCATCAAGTTCTTCGGGCGCGGCAGCATGCTGATCGACCTGCTGCGCTGGTGGCCGCACCGGCGGATCGACTTCAAGTTCGATACCGCGCACCCGGTCGGCTGCACCCATCACCAGAAGATCGTCATAATCGACGACGATTTCGCCGTCTGCGGCGGCATCGACATGACCACGAGGCGCTGGGATACGCGCGACCACTTGGAGCACGATCCGCACCGCAAGCGCCCACGCGGCAGCTATTACGGCCCGTGGCACGACATGACGATGATGATGGAGGGCGATGTCGCGCGTGAACTGGAGACGCATGGCCGCGCGCGCTGGGTGAGGGCGCGGGGCAAGCCGCTGACCCGGCCCGACCATACGCCGGAAGAAAGCGCCTGGCCGGACGAACTCGAACCGCACTTCGAAGATGTCGAAGTGGGTATCTCGCGCGCTCGGGCAGCCTATGGCGACGCGCCCAAGGTCGACGAGGTGGAAGCGCTGTTCGCCAGCCAGATCGCGCGGGCCAGGCGCTTCATTTATGCCGAGAACCAGTATTTCGCCTCGCGCACGATCTGCGAGGCCATTTCCAAGCGACTGGCCGAGCCGGACCCGCCGGAGATCGTCATCGTCCACCCGGAAGAGGCCGACGGCTGGGCGGAATCGTTGGCGATGGACCCGGCGCGCGCGGAACTGGTCGAGGCGATCCGCGAACTGGATACCAACGAGCGCTTCCACCTCTATGTGCCCTACACCGGCGAGACGCCGATCTACGTCCACGCCAAGCTGCTGATCGTCGACGATCGCATCCTGCGCATCGGGTCCGCCAACTTCAACAACCGCTCGATGGGGCTGGACAGTGAATGCGACGTGTTCATCGATTGCGACCGCCCCGGTAACGACAAGGTCGAGCCAGTCATCCGCAAGATCCGCGAATCCCTGCTGGCAGAGCACCTGGGGATTTCCGAAGAGAAGGTCCGCCAGCTGCTCGACCGACACGGTAGTATGGCCGGGATGATTGCCGAGCTGGGCGATGCTAATCGCCGCCACCTCAAACCATTCCACCCTCCAGAGCCCGAGGAATGGGAAACGGAGCTCGCATTGCGGCAGGCACTCGATCCCGAGGAGCCGGAAGAGATGTTCGAGGTTCGCACGCCGGGGCGTGGCCTTTTTCGTCCCGGCAGCCTATTGGCGAGGGCGCGTGAGAAATTGCAGAGAAAGCGCGGCAGTACGAATGAGTAG
- a CDS encoding hemerythrin domain-containing protein — translation MSEDIFARLKQDHEEHRALLDKLAETSGDSEERQELFERFTLDVKSHAAAEEQALYSTMLRKPKATDETRHSVAEHHELEEMLNDLAATDMSSPAWMAKFKQLDHDYRHHIDEEEEDHFPDFDKLLTEEDREHMRSVFDRRKKAEKADAEVTPEKMEDAKE, via the coding sequence ATGTCCGAAGATATTTTCGCCCGCCTGAAGCAGGATCACGAAGAACACCGCGCGCTGCTCGACAAGCTCGCCGAAACCAGCGGTGACAGCGAGGAGCGGCAGGAACTGTTCGAGCGGTTCACGCTCGACGTGAAGAGCCACGCCGCTGCGGAAGAGCAGGCGCTCTATTCCACCATGCTGCGCAAGCCCAAGGCGACCGACGAGACGCGGCATTCCGTCGCCGAGCACCACGAACTCGAGGAAATGCTCAACGATCTCGCCGCCACCGACATGTCCTCGCCGGCGTGGATGGCCAAGTTCAAGCAGCTCGACCACGACTATCGCCACCACATCGACGAGGAAGAGGAAGATCACTTCCCCGATTTCGACAAGCTCTTGACCGAGGAAGACCGCGAGCACATGCGCTCAGTCTTCGACCGGCGTAAGAAGGCCGAAAAGGCCGACGCTGAAGTGACGCCGGAAAAGATGGAAGACGCCAAGGAATAG
- a CDS encoding (deoxy)nucleoside triphosphate pyrophosphohydrolase gives MKEIPTSILVVAVALFDSQGRVLLQQRLPGKHHAGLWEFPGGKVESTEMPREALVREIAEELGLELDPALLQPAFFAEEGGNPAIVLNLYTSHQAAGEGEARDGQAFGWFAPDEAAGLELAPMDRALLEKLRR, from the coding sequence GTGAAAGAAATTCCGACATCCATTCTGGTAGTTGCCGTCGCATTGTTTGATTCGCAGGGGCGCGTGCTGCTGCAGCAACGCCTGCCCGGAAAGCATCATGCCGGGCTGTGGGAATTCCCCGGCGGCAAGGTGGAAAGCACCGAAATGCCAAGAGAAGCGTTGGTTCGGGAGATTGCCGAGGAGCTGGGCCTGGAGCTCGATCCGGCGCTGCTGCAACCCGCATTCTTTGCCGAAGAAGGTGGCAATCCGGCGATTGTCCTGAATCTTTACACCTCGCACCAGGCGGCGGGAGAAGGGGAGGCAAGGGATGGCCAGGCATTCGGATGGTTCGCACCGGACGAGGCGGCCGGTCTCGAACTTGCCCCCATGGACCGTGCACTATTGGAAAAACTGCGCCGATAG
- a CDS encoding Flp family type IVb pilin, giving the protein MFAKRIIYRLLRDTRGATAIEYGLIISLIVIAMISAMQGFANSTISMWDNVETEYETANSGS; this is encoded by the coding sequence GTGTTTGCGAAAAGGATAATCTATCGTCTGCTTCGCGATACTCGCGGTGCGACAGCAATCGAATACGGCCTGATAATCTCGCTGATCGTGATCGCCATGATCTCGGCCATGCAGGGTTTCGCCAATTCGACAATCTCCATGTGGGACAACGTGGAGACCGAATACGAGACCGCGAACAGCGGTTCGTAG
- a CDS encoding Flp family type IVb pilin: MTFFKNMIRDEQGATAIEYGLIAALIAVAAITAMQSLGNELDDTFGNVQSELDDANTNN, translated from the coding sequence ATGACCTTCTTCAAGAACATGATCCGTGACGAACAGGGTGCCACCGCCATCGAATATGGCCTGATCGCTGCCCTCATCGCCGTTGCCGCCATCACTGCCATGCAGTCGCTGGGCAACGAGCTGGACGACACCTTCGGCAACGTCCAGTCGGAACTCGACGACGCTAACACGAACAACTAA
- a CDS encoding M48 family metalloprotease has protein sequence MPRTTTRRFSALALAGVASLALGACATIPGANIAPGSPITAEEAQLGAENHEAFVAEFGGEMTGPYASYVDQVGSNIAVQSGLANSRDAFNVTLLNSSVNNAFAVPGGYIYATRQLVNLMNNEAELAAVLGHEVGHVAARHSARRQQTVQRNQLLGLLGAVIGGAVLGSPELAQLSQQASTYFTLSYSRSQELEADQLGVQYLNNAGYDPRAMATLLASLAAQNQLDAQLQGRNNATIPEWASTHPDPASRVQNALQLAGNGTGITNRDTFLSRIDGMIYGDDPQQGVIEGRQFIHPVLRFSFTAPQGFYMINGTRAVSINGDAGRAQLSLGPYNGSLDTYVRNVFNAIGGNQQTITPSSIQRTTINGLPAAYGTARVNNGQQQVDVTVFAYEFANDTAYHFMAVTPAGQAGTFNSLYQSMRRISANEAGSVIPRRIDIVTAARSDTVATLSRRMAYDDAQEARFRVLNGLSSSDPIVPGRQYKIVVRSN, from the coding sequence ATGCCGCGTACCACAACCCGTAGATTTTCCGCACTTGCCCTTGCCGGGGTCGCTTCGCTGGCGCTGGGCGCATGCGCCACCATTCCGGGCGCCAATATCGCCCCCGGTTCGCCAATCACGGCGGAAGAAGCCCAGCTTGGCGCGGAAAATCACGAGGCCTTCGTCGCCGAGTTCGGCGGCGAGATGACTGGCCCTTACGCCAGCTATGTCGACCAGGTCGGCTCCAACATCGCCGTGCAATCGGGTCTTGCCAACAGCCGTGACGCCTTCAACGTCACCCTGCTGAATTCCAGCGTCAACAATGCCTTCGCGGTTCCCGGCGGCTATATCTACGCCACCCGCCAGCTGGTGAACCTGATGAACAACGAGGCCGAACTGGCTGCCGTGCTGGGTCACGAGGTCGGCCACGTGGCTGCGCGTCACTCCGCGCGCCGTCAGCAGACCGTGCAGCGCAACCAGCTGCTGGGCCTGCTGGGCGCGGTGATCGGCGGCGCGGTGCTGGGCAGCCCCGAACTGGCGCAGCTCAGCCAGCAGGCTTCGACCTATTTCACGCTGTCCTATTCGCGCAGCCAGGAACTGGAGGCCGACCAGCTCGGCGTGCAGTACCTCAACAATGCCGGCTACGATCCGCGCGCCATGGCAACGCTGCTTGCCAGCCTGGCGGCACAGAATCAGCTCGATGCGCAACTGCAGGGACGGAACAACGCAACGATCCCGGAATGGGCCTCCACTCACCCTGATCCGGCCAGCCGCGTGCAGAATGCTCTGCAGCTTGCGGGGAATGGCACGGGCATCACGAATCGCGATACCTTCCTCAGTCGCATCGATGGGATGATCTACGGCGACGATCCGCAGCAGGGTGTGATCGAGGGGCGGCAGTTCATCCACCCGGTGCTGCGCTTCAGCTTCACCGCGCCGCAAGGCTTCTACATGATCAACGGCACGCGGGCCGTTTCGATCAACGGCGACGCGGGCCGCGCGCAATTGTCGCTCGGGCCGTACAACGGCAGCCTCGATACCTACGTGCGCAACGTGTTCAACGCGATCGGCGGCAACCAACAGACGATTACGCCTTCGAGCATCCAGCGCACCACGATCAACGGCTTGCCCGCCGCTTACGGCACGGCGCGGGTCAACAATGGCCAGCAGCAGGTCGACGTGACGGTGTTCGCCTACGAATTCGCCAACGACACCGCCTATCACTTCATGGCGGTGACCCCGGCCGGGCAGGCGGGCACGTTCAACTCGCTGTACCAGTCGATGCGTCGAATCAGCGCGAACGAGGCCGGCAGCGTTATTCCGCGCCGGATCGATATCGTGACGGCCGCGCGCAGCGATACCGTGGCAACGCTTTCGCGCCGGATGGCCTATGACGATGCCCAGGAAGCCCGTTTCCGGGTGCTGAACGGCCTGTCTTCCAGCGACCCGATCGTGCCGGGACGCCAGTACAAGATCGTCGTTCGCTCCAACTAG
- a CDS encoding acetyl-CoA carboxylase carboxyltransferase subunit alpha — MISYLEFEKPVAELEARIKELRAAAGEDGDVDISKELQRLEQKSADLLAKTYGELSPWQKTQVARHPARPHFRDFLALGFTDFMPLGGDRAYGDDQAIMGGLAKLDGRKVVLIGHEKGNDTESRIKHNFGMGKPEGYRKAIRLMELADRFGLPVVTLVDTSGAFPGIEAEERGQAEAIARSTEACLGLGVPMVAAIVGEGGSGGAVALASAERVLMFEHAVYSVISPEGCASILWRTAEKAPQAAEAMKMTAQDLVQLGVIDRIVAEPVGGAHRDPKAAVASLTQAIGEELDALSGLQSDALRKQREERFLAIGRDLAR; from the coding sequence ATGATTTCCTATCTCGAATTCGAGAAGCCGGTCGCCGAGCTTGAAGCACGCATCAAGGAACTGCGCGCAGCCGCGGGCGAAGATGGCGATGTCGACATCTCCAAGGAGCTGCAGCGCTTGGAGCAGAAGAGCGCCGACTTGCTGGCCAAGACCTATGGTGAGCTGTCGCCGTGGCAGAAGACGCAGGTCGCGCGGCATCCGGCGCGTCCGCACTTCCGCGACTTCCTGGCGCTGGGCTTTACCGATTTCATGCCGCTGGGCGGTGACCGTGCCTATGGCGACGACCAGGCCATCATGGGCGGCCTGGCCAAGCTGGACGGTCGCAAGGTGGTGCTGATCGGCCACGAGAAGGGCAACGACACTGAAAGCCGGATCAAGCACAATTTCGGCATGGGCAAGCCGGAAGGCTACCGCAAGGCGATCCGCCTGATGGAACTGGCCGACCGCTTCGGCCTGCCGGTGGTCACGTTGGTGGACACGTCCGGCGCCTTCCCGGGCATCGAGGCCGAGGAACGCGGCCAGGCTGAGGCCATCGCCCGCTCCACCGAAGCCTGCCTGGGGCTGGGCGTGCCGATGGTTGCGGCGATCGTGGGCGAGGGCGGTTCGGGTGGCGCCGTGGCGCTGGCCAGTGCCGAACGCGTGCTGATGTTCGAACATGCGGTCTACTCGGTAATCTCGCCCGAAGGCTGTGCCTCGATCCTCTGGCGCACGGCGGAGAAGGCCCCGCAGGCGGCCGAGGCGATGAAGATGACCGCGCAGGATCTCGTCCAACTGGGGGTCATCGATCGCATCGTGGCCGAGCCCGTGGGTGGGGCACATCGTGACCCGAAGGCGGCTGTTGCCTCGCTCACGCAGGCGATCGGGGAAGAGCTCGATGCCCTTTCCGGCCTGCAGAGTGATGCCCTGCGCAAGCAGCGCGAAGAACGCTTCCTTGCCATCGGGCGTGACCTGGCAAGATAG
- a CDS encoding tyrosine recombinase, with translation MGSAIDSFLAMLAAERGAAANTLAAYRRDLEGSEDVVGALETASREDLARLPGAWADLAPATVARKISALRQFYGFCIDDGLREDDPSTALPRPQARRPLPKILTHAEVEALFKTAEDEAASERPAAVRMLALLELLYGSGLRATELVALPVSAVPRDAPFLTITGKGGQQRMVPVSRRAQAAISRWMEVRPGGSVFLFPSRAKHLSRIRLYQLVKELAARAGIDPAKVSPHVLRHAFATHLLEGGADLRVLQTLLGHADIATTQIYTHVDSARLVALVNERHPLAGGRGAS, from the coding sequence ATGGGCAGCGCCATCGACAGCTTCCTCGCCATGCTCGCAGCAGAGCGCGGCGCGGCAGCGAACACGCTGGCGGCCTATCGGCGGGATCTGGAAGGTAGCGAAGACGTGGTCGGCGCGCTGGAAACGGCGTCGCGGGAGGACCTGGCAAGGCTGCCGGGTGCCTGGGCCGACCTGGCGCCAGCCACGGTGGCGCGCAAGATTTCCGCGCTGCGTCAGTTCTACGGCTTCTGCATCGACGACGGCTTGCGCGAGGACGATCCATCGACGGCTCTTCCTCGCCCGCAAGCACGGCGACCGCTGCCCAAGATCTTGACGCATGCGGAGGTCGAGGCGCTGTTCAAGACCGCCGAGGACGAGGCTGCCAGCGAACGTCCGGCAGCCGTGCGCATGCTGGCCTTGCTGGAACTGCTTTACGGTTCGGGCCTGCGGGCAACCGAGCTGGTGGCCCTGCCGGTCAGCGCCGTTCCGCGCGATGCACCGTTCCTCACGATTACCGGCAAGGGCGGACAGCAGCGCATGGTGCCCGTCTCGCGCCGGGCGCAAGCGGCGATTTCACGCTGGATGGAGGTGCGGCCGGGCGGTTCAGTCTTCCTCTTCCCCTCGCGAGCGAAGCACCTGTCCCGCATCCGGTTGTACCAGCTGGTGAAGGAGCTGGCCGCGCGCGCGGGAATCGATCCGGCCAAGGTCAGCCCGCACGTGCTGCGCCATGCCTTTGCCACCCACCTGCTGGAGGGCGGGGCGGACCTGCGGGTGCTGCAAACCCTGCTGGGCCATGCCGATATCGCCACCACGCAAATCTATACCCACGTCGATTCCGCGCGCCTTGTTGCGCTGGTGAACGAACGGCATCCCCTTGCAGGCGGGCGCGGGGCGAGCTAG